A single window of Acidimicrobiales bacterium DNA harbors:
- a CDS encoding glutamine amidotransferase, with protein MAGPRVVVVDNYDSFVYNLVQYLGELGADVLVIRNDASDLAGIEELAPDGIVISPGPGRPADAGVSNEVIRVLGRRTPVMGVCLGMQCMAEVFGGRIMRAPVLMHGKTSLVHHDGRGLFDGVPNPVRATRYHSLAVDPDSVPSDLEVTARSDDGTIMGLRHRQFPVEGVQFHPESVLTEAGHRMVANFLRSAAGSGPDGG; from the coding sequence GTGGCCGGCCCCAGGGTGGTCGTCGTCGACAACTACGACTCATTCGTATACAACCTGGTGCAATACCTGGGGGAGCTGGGCGCAGACGTCCTGGTGATCCGGAACGACGCCTCGGATCTGGCAGGTATCGAAGAGTTGGCACCCGACGGGATCGTCATAAGCCCCGGGCCCGGACGCCCCGCGGACGCCGGGGTGTCCAACGAGGTGATCCGAGTCCTCGGTCGGCGAACACCGGTGATGGGCGTGTGTCTGGGCATGCAGTGCATGGCAGAGGTCTTCGGCGGTCGGATAATGCGCGCACCCGTATTGATGCACGGCAAGACGTCCTTGGTTCATCACGACGGGCGAGGACTGTTCGACGGAGTCCCCAATCCGGTTCGTGCCACCAGATATCACTCGCTCGCGGTCGACCCCGACTCGGTGCCGAGTGATCTGGAGGTCACGGCTCGCAGCGACGACGGGACGATCATGGGACTCAGACACAGGCAGTTCCCCGTCGAAGGTGTGCAGTTCCACCCGGAATCGGTGCTCACCGAAGCGGGGCACCGGATGGTGGCCAACTTCCTGCGGTCGGCTGCGGGGTCGGGTCCGGACGGCGGGTAG